TGAGTTAATGTCATGaattaaactttttcttttctacaaAAGGAATattgaagttttataaattagaaatttaaataataataataataaaaataaaagaagtggCCGGAGATCGAGAgtgtaaaagaaaaatcatgtatatattagccttaaaaaaaaagaaatattaatagaTAATGCTAGTTGGGTGCCCAGCGTTTACCagtgcaaaataaaaaataaaaaatcatcctctttcatatagatatatttatgtattttttgaagtgttatatatattaccaataaatataataaaataaaatgtctatGAAATATAAACTCTctgttaaaaaatatgtaaaatatttaataataaaaattttatactttttagaaaataatagataaaaatgGTTGGGGCTTGGAATCAGGCACCTAGCTAGTTATTACTGTTATGTCTGTATAAGTTATATATAAGTCTCTTACAAAACGTAAGTTATAACGTATacacaacaaaaaattaaataaaaaattcaactcaaaataaaattgactGACACATCAACCTGTAAAATCACTTTTGCAGGATTCACGTATACATAACATTGTTAGGCTCTATGTTTGGAGTCTAATTGTGGCAATTCGGCTTGATGACCCAACTTGGTAAGAAgcgttgtgatttttaattggatTCTCGATGAGACTTGGGCATGGAGTGAACGCTTTAGCTGATACGTCCAAGCCAGATCGATATAATTCCCTGCTAAACATATTCCTTGGAgtaattgggtaagaagaatgaGAATAATgctctttataataatattgagaGTGACATATTCTTTATCAAGAATCTAGTATTTCATTTCAAGACCAAACATAACTAGATTAGATATCATTTTATTGGATCTCTTTTTGGTGATGGACAAGTGATAATTGAGAAGATTTGAGAAGATAATAACCTCCATTCAAATATGTTGACTAAGGGTATTACACTTGATAAATTGAAGTTGTTCACAGTTTCAGTTGGTTTTCCAACTTGATGACATGAGCTACGAACTACAGGTTGGAAGgagatttcaattttgtaaaCATGTAGTTGTATTAGTTTCTAAGTAGGAAAATTGTTGGGCTTTCTTAAGTAGAGTTTTCATTGTGTTTGTGGAGACTCAGTTTGATGACCTGACCCGATAAGGATCTATTGTAGTTTTGGTGGATTTTCAATGAGACTTGGGCTCTTTATCCCACCTCGACCTTcggaaaagttttttttatccaCTTTTTACTCTTAATCCGCATCGGTTCTAATTAAGACATATCATATATTGTATTAAATCCTTATACGACCGTTGcacaatatatttaatttttcatctgAATAAAATTATCTGCTACTCTGTGAAGATAGGCATGTTGTCGAATTACATAAACCTCATGTCATGTGTGATtgattataattttacttactcTTTTATTCCTCTTATCGTTCCTAACAAAGGATCATCATGATCATCCATTTTAAAAGCGAGAAGGAGATAATGCAACATGAGCGGGACTGGAGCCGCTCCCCTTGGGGAAAAATTCCAGGACCCTAAACTTTCTGTGGGCCACAATCACACAAGCATGCATTTTTTTAGTTATATTTGGTTCAGTTTTCAATCTTTGATCAGTTGAAGTTATACTTATGTACGTATCTATGAGACACTTACCTGTTTCTTAAGAGACTATGGAGCCTGATTGTTATGTCCACTTCATCTATTGAGAAGCTCCCTCTCTTGATATTGGGTCGTAGATAGTTCAACCACCTCTGTCTACAGCTTTTTCGGCATCTATTTAAACCTGCAAAATTGGTACTTCTCCATTTTCTAGGATTACTGGTCAAGGATGAATATTATAGAAGAAAACTTTTCTTAGCCATATTCCCAGAGAAAAAGGCAAACTAAATGCttgggctctctctctctctctctctctctctctctctcgtaatACCTGCTCTGAGAGAAACTAGGTGCCAGTTTCCTTCTCCATGCTCGCCAATGCACTTCCTCAGACGCATCTCTACTTCTGCAGTCCATGCGCCTTTTCTCAAACCCAAATTAGTGGCCATGATGCAGCAGACTAGCAGTACTGCCTTCCACGTTGGATTAACCGAACGATCGTCCATTTTTATCGGCGCTAAAAACTATATGGGCCCTCACGTacagttgttttgttttgttaatgAGTCTGTCATTACAAGTGTGGGCTCAAATTCTACCTGGCACAGCCCAATTCCCAACATGGTTCTTGCCCCCACATGTCAAGAAAGGTTATAAGAAATTCTTTTAATCAcaaagtaaatatataaaaataaaatatataatttaatacagtatgtcagattataaaataaatttaatagatcATATTatttcacatcaatttataaatttatttttatatattatttttatatagatttttgCTACGTACGaacaaagtcgcgtactaattctgggtaccaatactgattgattcatatttaaaatttaaattagcattattttcaataaaatttactttttgattaattacattaaattggtgcacatattaatatgcagttatgcttataactagatttttccttttatacatGTAACATTTTTCTATATAGATACTGTACGGTACTGCggttatttccattttttttttttttttgaaatcaacaatcaaacctttattgaaagaaacttaATACAACTCAGCCATTACagtatttttccttttgtatatCCTGTATGATATCTACTGGACATTCTTCTATCCATACCCTTTCATCAGTAAAAGTAAAAGCTAGTTTAGCTAGCTTGTGTGTTATACCATTTGATTCCCTATACACAAATTTAACCCCCCAATTTGGTCTTTCAAGCAACACCTTTCGGACATCCTCAATAATATTCCCATACTCAGCCCAAATTTCTTTATCACTGTTTACTGCATTAACAATCAACTGAGAGTCCCCTTCAAGTATTACTGAAGAAAAACTCATTTCTACACTTAGAATTGCAGCTCTCCTTAAAGCCAAGGCTTCAGCCACCAACGGATTCTGTACATGATCACAGATGGAGCAGAGGCAAGCCAATAACTCACCCTCTGAATCTCTGATAACCACACCAGCACCCACCCTTCTATTCTTTGCATCTACAGCCGCATCCCAATTAACCTTAACTGTCCAACCTGCAGGTTTTTCCCATTTTGTTATCCTTCTATCATTCGACCCCTTCACAACTGCCTTCTGTTGATCCCTTTGAGCAGAGACAAACTCCCTTAATCCATAGCTTGCagcttttataatatttctcgGGTCATCAAACTTTTTTTCAAACAGCAATGAGTTTCTTCTAAGCCAAATCTTCCTCATAATGCAAGCCACCAACTCAACCTCCTCCCCTTTCAACTGTGAATTCAGCTTATCCCAAACAACCATGAAATCAGTTTCAAGACAACTCTATTTCTGCACAGGGCTTCCTTCTTCTGCCCAAACATCTGTTGTGGCAGGACAACCCCCAATTACATGCATAGTTGTTTCAGGCACCAGTTCACAGATAGGACATTTATCATTCTCCACAACATGCTTCTTATACAGATTCTGTCTAGTGGGAAGTATGTCATGGCTTACCTTCCACAGGAAATGTTTTACCACACTTGGAACATTCAAACCCCATATCATATTCCATCCATTTCCTGGATTACATCCTACTGAGGTTTCCCCTATTCTCCTCATGTTCTAGATGGTAAGCATTCTTCACAGAAAATTTACCATCTTGTGAACTACCCCACACCAGTTTATCTACAGCACCCCACTTACTCAGAGGAATGCAACAAATAGCCTCAGCTTCATCTGCATTGAAAGTGTCGGCAATGAGTTCTTTCTTCCATCCCCTTGTGTCATTATCAATAAGCTGCTGTACTTTCGCATCACTTGACAGGTTTTTAATTTGGGATTGGACACTGTGAGTAATTCTGGTTGGTAACCACTTGCCCTTCCAGATTTTTATACTGCTGCCATCCCCCACTCTCCATAACATCCCTTCTTTAATTAAATCTAGAGAGGACCACAAGCTTCTCCATACAAGAGAAGGACCATACCCCAACTTTGCTTCTAAGAGGCCctcatttttaaaatacttcTCTTTCAAAACTTTTGTCACCAAAGCATTTGGATCTGTTAACAATCTCCAACATTGCTTAGCAAGCATAGCCTTATTAAAACCGTCAAGGTCTCGGAAACCCAACCCTCCATTCTTTTTTGATTCTCCCATTTTAAACCAACTCCTCCACTGAATTTTCTTATCATCCTACTTATGTCCCCACCAACATCTAGCCAAAAGAGATGAGATCTCCTTACACAACCTTCTAGGGAGACTGAAGACACTCATAGCAAAGGTAGGAATTGCTTGAGCTACTGCCTTTAACAAGATCTCTTTTCCCGCCTGTGAAAGAAAAGAATTCTTCCAACTATTAATTTTCGACCAGATCCTTTCCTTTAGATTTCTGAATGTAAAGTATCTTGATCTCCCTACAATAGctggaagaccaagatattttTCATAACTCCCACAAATTGGAACTCTAGCAACCCTTTGGATCTGTGTTCTAGTAGCAGCAGCAGTATTTGAGCTAAAGAAAATAGTGGTCTTCTGCAGATTTAGGCATTGACCCGAGGCCTCTTCATATACTGTCAATAAACCCTGAATCTTCAGCCATTCAGTAATCTTTGCCcttccaaaaatcacacaatcaTCCGCAAAGAGTAAGTGGTTTATCCTCATTCCTCCTCTAACTATAGCCACCCCCCTTATGTCCCCTTTTGATTCAGCTGAGTTTATCAAGGCACTAAGACCTTCTGCACAGATAATAAAGAGGTAAGGGGAGatgggatccccttgcctaatTCCTCTAGTAGGTTTAATAATCTTTCCAAGTTCCCCATTAACAAGTATTGAGTAAGAAACTGTTGTCACGCATCTCATGATCAAAGAGCTCCATTTTTCACCAAACCCCATCCTTCTCATCACAGCCTCCAAATAGGATCACTCTaccctatcatatgcctttgacatatcaagtttGAGAGCCATACTACCAACCTTACTTCTTTGTCTTGTCTTCATTGTGTGCAAGGTTTCATAGGCAATCATAACATTATCAGTTATGAGTCTTCCCGGGATAAATGCACTTTGATTGCTAGAGATAATAGCAGGGAGCACTTTCTTCAGCCTGTTTGCAAGTATCTTTGAAACAAGTTTATAAAGCACGTTACAAAGACTAATGGGTCTAAACTCACTAGCAGCTagaggattttttattttaggaatCAAAGCTACATGAGTACAGTTTAAACCCCTTTCTAAATTGCCCTCCCCATTAAGAAAGCTTAGGACAGCCTTACTTACCTCCTCCCCCACGATGCTCCAGTAAGCTTGATAGAAACAAGCTCCATACCCATCCGGACCTGGAGACTTCAGTGGGCCCATCTGTTTCAAAGCTTCCTCCACCTCCCTTCTTGTGAACTCTCTTTGAAGATCTGCATTCATCTCGCTAGACACCCTAGGTTCCACCTCTCTGATACAGGCTTCTATGGCTGCCCTTGAAGGTTGTGTTGAGCAGAAAAGACCATTAAAATACTCATAAAAAACCTCTTCTATCTCTTCTTTTTTAGTCACCCTGCTTCCCTGAGAGTTCAATACTTCcttaatttggtttttttttcttctctggcTAGCACAGGAATGAAAGAATTTTGTATTCTTGTCACCTAGCTGGTACCAATTTCTCTTTGCCCATTGTCTCCATTTTAAATCTTCTTGCTCTAACAGGAGCCCCATTTCTCCTTGTAGCTGCTTGATCAACTCAATATTATGAGAGCCTTCATTTTCTAGCTCAATCTTTAACCTTTCAGTTTTCTGTTTCATAGCAGCCCCAAAGTCCTTATCTCTTCTTGAACTCCATCGAATCAAGTCCCCTTGACAGCTCAACAGCTTTCCTTGTACTCTTTTTAAGAAACTATCACCTACTACCCATCTCTTCCATGCTCCATCTACCACAAGCTCTCCTTCTTCATCTCGAATCCACTTTGCTTCAAATCTGAAAACTTTCCTTCTCATCCTTTGCACTGTCAATTCATGCCTCATATTAAGCAGGAGGGCTTTATGGTCAGATTGTGCTACTGGTAAAACCTCAACTTCTCTAAATCTGAAGGATTCAGACCATTGAGGGTTTGCAACTACTCTGTCCAGCCTTTCTTTTGTAAAAGTATTATCACCATGTTTATTACTCCAAGTATACATACTGCCCTTCCACCCCAaatcaaaaatactattttcttCCAAAACTTTTCTGAAATCTTCCATTTGGGCTTCTGGTCTAAGTTTCCCTCCCACCTTCTCTGCTTGACAAACaacttcattgaaatctccaatGATGCACCAGGGCTGCTCTGGTGAAGGCTTTAGTAATGACAAAAGCTTCCACGACCCTCTTCTCTTACTTGCTTCAGGATGCCCATAGAAACCAGTAAAAATCCATGATAGATTCTTTTCCTCACTTTTAACTATAGCATTAATATGGTAAAGGGAGAAATTAAGAATCTCCACTTCTACCTCTTGGTTCCACATCAAAACCAATCCCCCTTTTCTACCCAAAGCCTCTACCACAAAACACCCCTCCATACACAACCTCTTCTTTATACCTTCAAACCTGCTTGCTCCTAACTTAGTTTCCATTAGAAAGACCATTTTGGGTTTATTTTCATTCACCAATAGGTGAAGATTTTGAATTGTCCGAGgattcccaagccctcgacagttccaacttagtaTTTTCATAATGGTTGGCGGGGCTGGCAAGCAGCCTCCGCCAATCCCAAATCCACACTTTCATCCCCTACATTAGCAGCCCTTCTACTCTTTTTTGAGATGCCCTCACTGCTGTCATCAGAAAAATCACCTCTCAGACTACGTTTGCCCCCAACTGAGGCCTCCTTTACATTACTTTTTCCTACAATACGTGCCCTCCTCTTCCACCTCCCCTTTTCTAACACCCCCTTCCCTCCACCCATTCCTTTATCATTCTGAAGAA
The genomic region above belongs to Carya illinoinensis cultivar Pawnee chromosome 4, C.illinoinensisPawnee_v1, whole genome shotgun sequence and contains:
- the LOC122307474 gene encoding uncharacterized protein LOC122307474; this encodes MVVWDKLNSQLKGEEVELVACIMRKIWLRRNSLLFEKKFDDPRNIIKAASYGLREFVSAQRDQQKAVVKGSNDRRITKWEKPAGWTVKVNWDAAVDAKNRRVGAGVVIRDSEGELLACLCSICDHVQNPLVAEALALRRAAILSVEMSFSSVILEGDSQLIVNAVNSDKEIWAEYGNIIEDVRKVLLERPNWGVKFVYRESNGITHKLAKLAFTFTDERVWIEECPVDIIQDIQKEKYCNG